The following nucleotide sequence is from Bactrocera oleae isolate idBacOlea1 chromosome 2, idBacOlea1, whole genome shotgun sequence.
ttgttaaattaaatttaaaataaaaaactagcaAGAagctatatttaatttttaaattgttatcattaaaagcaaaaactaaTACAACTCAGCTcgaatatgaaataattatttaacaatataGACTAATAACTAATTAGAAAATTtgatatctttaaaaattttaataaaagcaaataataagtCTGTAGAATTAAAGtataactaattaaaattttgtactaaaattaaagaatttggaatataaaattgaaaacatataaCAAATTACGACACAAAAgtgtatttgaaaatttgtatgtaaataaatgtagaattgaataaaaattatcataCAAATTTTGATGTATAAGTTTACGTgtaattaaaacataaatatggctaaaaaattatattataaatgtctaaattaaacttaaaaattattaattacaaaatttatgacATGTAAACTTTTTgcacacaaatgtacatatcAAATTACACTACTCTTTCAAACGGCGCCAATGTGTCGAGTGGTTCGTCGATCAGTAAGAGTTTCAAAATGTTAGTAACAGCACCGGCATCAGTGCTTAAATAGGTTTCGCCTACGGCAGTGGTATGCTGTTCAATGTCACCATTGGTTACGCTCATTGTATGTGTAGTTCCCACTACATCACGGTTAGTAAATGCAGTGGCTACTGCTGCCTCTCCATAAACTAAGCATTCGTTGTTATTTGGTGCGACTATTTCATGCTTCATTCctgtattatatattgttgGACGCTTTGTGCGCTCCACTGCCCAATTGAAGGCATGCACATAGATGTGTGACTCGCGTATTTGCTCATTGAGCTGCAGTATGAGAGTTTCCAGCATCTGTGTTTGAGCTAACatagaaacaaaaattataaaacatgcTTAGGTTATACAATATGCGCTGCTAGACTTACTGCGTGCTTGTTCGGTGACAAATTGTCCACGTTTATGCTCCATTTCAGTACGCTTAAATGTCTCAAATTGTGTTAAGAAGTTGCGCAACTTATTTAAGGATTGTTCACAATCCAAATACAACTCCATGCTATACATTTTGTTGGCGTTCAAAATGCGTTGCATTTCACATAGAAAAATCGTGCATTTTCGTGCTGCCTGTTTTATTTGATATTGCACATTCATGGTACAAGGCATAGAACACTTCGTCTGTACATCTGTTTGCATTTTACCTGCATGCAATTCTATGTCGGCATCAAACGCATTTAAAGGTAAAATGTCGTTTAAATAATAATGCATTTTTCGAAGTAAACCAAATAGACGCAAGACTGGGTTGGGCTCCTTGCTACAATAAATGGACGAtacattcataaaatatttaaaatgttaagaaagaaataagaaaaaaaaccattttactAAAACATACTTATCCAATGGTAGGCCAAGTACGGATAAATCGACTACAATTTTGTCATAATTAATTTCTTGCTCCTTCGAAGTGTCGttgtattttgaaaatctaCGTTGACCAACGCCATTTACTTTGTTGAGAGTTCCATTATTGTTGCGGCTTCCAGAACGATAGAAATTAGTTTCGCCCTCATTGAAAACAGCGCTAGAAATAAGTGGCACTGCACTGGCGTTCGGGTGAAGTGTATTGGAATTTTGGTTACGTAGAAAGTGAAATTCGAATTTAGGCGCTGTAGAAGCTTTATTCGATACTACATCATTTAAATCGGTGGCTTTGAAAGAGCAGATTTGTGGAATTCGCTCAGATAGAGTTGGTAATGAACTGTAATTGCAATTTACGCCACCATTCAACCCAGAAGTTCCATGGGTTATTGCAGATTGAAGCTGTGCTGTTGCAACTGCGTGAGGTGTGGATGAGGCTTCATATAAATTTGATGCAAGATTAAAACGCTGTTGCTGTATTCTTTTATTGTGTTGCATTTGCTGATTTTGAAGTTGGTTGTATTGACGATATAACTGCAACATGTGTGCCTCTCTAGTGTTCATCGTTTGAGAATTATCTGGTGCTTTTGCAACTGCTCCAGTCATATTTCCACAACTTTCATCTTTCAAATAGTTATTACTCAAATGTGTAACACAAGAATCTACGTAAGGCACCGGCAGTTCGACCACGTCAggacattttgttgttgcagtaaATCCAATTGCACAAAGAGAATCTAATTCGCCACCAATAAGCAATGAACTCAATTCTTCCGAAATAGTTTCCATATTGGTATTTAGTAATTGACTTTCATTTTCACAATTCGGTTGGAGATAAGTAGCCATTTTTTCAGGTGTTCAGCTaaagacaattaaaaaaatttggtggAAAAAACGTTATAAttcaaattttgcaaatattccACAAACTAAAATATTACACTTGctgttttttcacaaatttttgtgctatatttatttgtttctctaACTAAAGatgattttcaattaaaagataaaatatcTTTCACTTTTTACTTACTTTGGTAGAcagcaatttaaaatttatctttCTATAACACCAACACGAACTAATTGGATGTGATAAATTTGATTTGCCAGCAAGCGACAGGAAACGGCTGACTTCGGATAGACAGTGCTACCATAAGCACTTTTTACATGACTAAATTTGTAAATCAATTGCAAGCTATTGGTAAAAATTTACCCACTTCAGGAATTTGATTTATAGCaatacttttaagtttttacaaTTCAagggaaatatttattaaattttcactaCAATAATagtatactttattttaaacttacAGCAGTATTAAAACttatttagtaataatattCTTCTGTGTTCCAAAACGGTTATGCTAACGTAGGTAGCTATTATTAGGTAGGTAGCTgactattattaataataatgaatgctaacttatataaatatataaaatcgttaaacattcttattaaaaatactCTGGGCCGCTGGCAACTCTATTAGAATGCAAATGTAGCGAATTAATGTATAATAGACTTGACGAGTATGAATAATTCAAAACAGATTTGCTCATGTTTGTACTGTGAAATGATacctttattatatattttgtatttatctaATTTTGTCTGTATATAAAAATCATAGTTCAATTATATAAGGAAATGTTACTTGAGAACTTGATTCttcttatgaaaatattttctaatccATGATTACAAATAAATTCTTATGAATTTCTTGTTACATTTTGATGTTTTTTCACTACATAATTTACCTTCTATTAGCATTCAGTTTTCACTCAAAATACTCATTTTTGACATCTTGAGTTAAAACCATTAGGGTtgtgaattttataatttataattaattatatgcttaggattattattttttcaacctagtatatagtaaaattaaatttttaatccggtttttcgtattaatttttttttaactaaataatttttaattcatatcCTCGTTATTTGgtattattctatttttttaatcccgtattAAGGATTCccttttaaaaattgttgttttaaaatcataataaaaatatatgtgtatttttgtcTGTTCAATACAACAATAAACATTAAGAACTCTCTTTAATTCATGTTTTATTcccttttattttaaaattaaaaaacaaatttaaagctGACTCCGAACGGTTTAAGGattttatggtaaaaaaaaCGAGCTGCAAGATTCAtcataattgaagaaaatatatatatgtatatgaaaaatctTCAATCATATaccaaaaatagattttttcgaCAGTATATGTACCCAATGTTAactcaattttaaaattccaattCCGATACActtttcgttttaaaattttcaattttgtttttgacgTCGCTCCGAATTAGCCAAATAGTAAatgcaacaaataatttttttaaaaattgcccTAACAGATCCTAAtaaacacatattatataatatacaacttATCGAAAGCAAATGCTTTATTTGTCATATTTCTAAAACTAGTAAATTAAAACGTGTTTATTAACTATAGAAAATAATCTTCGTATCTTGAATGCCCCATAatctacttaaaaaatatatttaccaatAATGAACTCAAGTATTTATGTCGTTTTGGAGTTTAAATGGCCCAATCAGAAGCAAAACCTAATATACGGGACAAAGAAAGTCCTGATCTGAGATAAtagaattcaactttttttataaaaatactcaatttacttttttaatattttaaaaattacgatTACTTTGGCGCCGCGGTCTGATGGTATGGAAGGATAGGGGTGGTCCTCtggattaaaaaatgtatacatatacgcgccttacttataattttcaagatatttgtaatgtttaaaaattgtaaaagtaatACACGCTATGTTTTAGACACTTTGTACACATTTTTCTATAGATATGTGTGCAGTTACGTTCGACGCAAAAAACATATGGACACCCtagtgttggaccgaccaggcttatttttttgaagcgcggccttCGGCAAGCTTAacgcaaaataataaattactcATTTCTATCGTCATAAATGTAAACATACAAATCTCGTAGAACTGTGATTGTGCCAAGTAATTTTTAAAGgacatttattttcttaaaaaaacgcacaataaatttaaattttggttttcaaCGCATACAGTgtaattgcaaatatattttaattgaaaaagatgTGCATTACTTTTACAAGAAATCGTAATCGTGCCATTTTAAGAATATTACTGCCAAGGTCAAAACtgtttagttaaaatatcttaGCCTGAtcaaaatagtaataattatatttcGCCCTTGAACAACTGCACACACTATCATTAGATTACAATTTTCatacatttcaaatttaaatgctGTCGCGAATGTTTCTCATCCAAGGTGAGCCATAGAAAAAAATCCATTGTTTATTGAGTTAAATGACACATGTATTTACACCAAATACAATTAATATGCATTTGATCTCCAAGTtcattttaccatttttacAAACAATTCACTTCATTcattaaaatcatttgaacatcGCAGTTATTTCCAACGGAGCTGAACCACACTTTGTAATGTTTAAATGTAAAGAAAATAGTTGAATGCTCTTGTTTGGTTGTATCTTTTTAttctttgtttattaaaaaaattaataatcgcGCTGACATCTCATTACTTTACTGTGGCTTCCTTCTGAAAGAACAACCtgtaaaatttgaaaacattatTAATTAATGAACATACGGAATTAGAGAAAAGCGAAACATACCCTCAGTAAGTTTAGCACGTCCTCCTGTGGGTTGGCATAGAATTGTGGCACATCCCGCACATACAACGACGCCTTGTGCATGACTGAAAACTGTGGTAATTCGGTAGCAGCCGGGGCACTTAACGTCCATGAAGTAGGAATTGGGATGTTGCACCAGGCGCTTCAGCTTGTGCTTACGCTTCTCTTCAGCGGGCAATGGGTGCAGTAAATCTTTTGCTAGCTGCAAATATGAGCAAACACAATAAGATTAGAATCGAAAACTTAGTTTGTGTGGCACTAAACTGCAAAGCTTTTCTAGGTTATGTTTATCACTAGTTTTTAGTATTACTAGTTTATAATTATCGCTTTTTTTTCATTGTcataatataaacaaacaaatatagtAATTTATTGACTCAGCAATTCATCGAATTAGCGTGTTCATTTTTGGTTTAATTCTTCTTAGCCATGATAACGCGATACACCAGCGCATGCAGTCTTTCATTTTACTACCTTCAGACATTTGTCGCAATTTACACAAGCACTTTATGGAATTTCTGGCCTTTTATTCCAGTAAAAAAAACTCTTTTCACTTGTACACAGACTTGAACTTTCGTCCCAATGCAAAATAAATGTCCTCTTAATAACTAAAAGGCTCTAATTCGTAAATTTTTATGGAATTTGACACCCACCGGCATGTTTCTTCTTTCACAGCTAACACGGAAAAGGAAGATGGTGAAGTATGCGTGAAGTTAGCTGTCGTTCTCTATATAGACAGACATTTCACCACTAATAAAAGCTGCCAacatttgttaataaatttatttattcaattcgATATATTAAAACGCCAAATTTCAAGATTTTGTGTATTTAAGCAGTATATATATTtccaattaaaacaataaatacatatttgaatttttgcgcttttcaattcaaataagACGACTAGATTTAAACCATGGCAATGACATTCATAGGATACGGTAACTCTgtgtaaatgaaatttaatttaattgtgaaatgaaaaattgctCATATTAGTGAAATGTATACAATTAAGAATTACAACCCAGTAAAAAATTTGATGCTATGCATACATGCAACTGCTTGAATGTGCtcattttttacttatattcTAATATCacccatatatatgtttgttgatattttatCCTTGATCAATTTATACTCATTATATTGCATTTAATTGGCTAAATGAcaattttttcttaacattGGTAACgaaataattgattttgccaTATTAGATTaacatttcataattttaattgatgtCCTTTATTAATGTCGCTGGCGGCATCTATTTGTGAGGTTCGAGTAAATGTCAAATCCAATAAAGCTAGCAACTGCCCGTTTTTCTGACGCGATGGAAAGATGCCGAAAGTGTTGAAACGCCGCCACttgcaaaattttttccaaGCGCCGAACATGGGAAAATTTGTCAGTGAGAGTATAATAgcataaaataaagcaaaaaattattttgtttttatcccAGCAACGTTTTATGACggataaaattgaatttcagtGCATTTGCTACAAAAGTGTGAATAATCGAAAATCAGAGAGTACGAAGTGGGAAAATTGCTTTGCgaaaaaagaatataatataaaagtgacTGGATTAAAAGAAAGTAATTAtcggaagaaaaaaaaaactagtgaCGATTTGTTGATTCCTAGTTATTCGTGTGtgcaaaaaaatgtacaaaactaaaaaagaagTGGATGCCCATGTGCGAACTGCACTATCGAAGTTGCGTTCCGAATCTGAGGTATGTGTTAAAGCAAGGCCATGCTAGTATGACAACAGattagatatatttatgtttatattacataatctaattaaaatgtgcaaagccaatataattttatgtcttcatgttaatgcatttattttgcgGCGCAACAATGCGGCGCCAATTTGTAGGTGCATTTAGTTGTGTGCTTCCAACCAACCGGCGTTGCCAAAATATTTGTAAGGTCTTATAGCTGAAATCGTTATTGCATGTGCAAACTAATATATTATTAGGGTTATTTactcaaattaatttatatttaaatctaGCAAAGATTTGATGTAAAATGAGGTTATGTGCCCTTTATACTTCTCTTTTGGTAATATTCGTTATTAGCCGATTATTGATCGTTGTATTTTAAACAACGCAGAGTTGATTCGATGTAAAAATTTCGGCGGTTCTTTTTAACAGGGTTTGCTAAATTAAGGAAAGAAACCCATTTTTTCAATCATAaaacaatcaaaaacaaaaactttcatATAAGTTGTTAAGATCAAAATGTAATTTGTAGTAGCCTAATAAAGTGGTATCCAATAAGTTATATGGATGCTATTGGAATTTTGGCTGTTTGCTTGTTGTAAGCTAAGGTCAGGTTAAAATGTATAATCAtgatttgtttattaaaattcgaattattataattttagagGCAGTTACGAAGTTTTATCATCGCCAAACTTTATTACAAAATCAACGAATATTCTACGGCAGAACAATATCTCTGCTCCTACCTCAACGTAAAAGAAGACAATGATCAGGCGCATAAATTACTTGGTCAATGTTATCAACGCCTTAAGAAACCAGAAAAGGCGTTACAGTCTTTTCAACGTTCCTTACAACTGAATTCAAAACAACCCGATGTTTTGGCCGATGTTTGTCAACTATTGTTGGATGATAAAAACTTGAACGTGAGCAAAGCCAAATATTGGTGTGAGTTAGCTGAGTCGGAGAAGGTGCAAGACGATGCAGTATTCTCATTGCGCTTGAAATTGATGAACAAAGAGAATCTGGAAACTAATCAAGTTGAGGATTTAATACAGAAAGAAATCAGCGCTCGTCCAAATGATGTGCAATTGCGTGTGCGACTTATGCGCAATtatattgaacaaaataaaGTGTTGGACGCcttcaaatatgtatacaattttgAAATGAACCAGCATGATAATTTCTCCAGCAGCAGCGAATGGTATAATATCGTATGGTTAGTGCTGAACAAATATGAACAGATGCCAAACACGAAAAAAGATTGGGAGTTTTGGTTGTTAATGATCATTTGCCTAGAACGACAAGTAAACATCAGTTTCACATTAACGGCCGCTTCTGCAACTGGTGGAGTAACGGAGACCGCGAATTTACTTTTCAATTTAGATCAATATCTTTTCAAAGTCACACAGTTGTCTGATAAATTGTGCGCCCAACGTGAATTGGTTAATCTCTTTTTGAATCATTATCGCGGTCAGATGCTAATTTATGCGACAGCTTTAATCTTCAAACGTGAACTTTTACAAAACAAGAACAAGTGGAAAGAAACTGTAAAGATGGTGTTACCACTACTGTTATTTGCTTTCCAAACAGATGTGCCAGATAATCGTGAACCATGGATGAGACACACGGACGAACAAGGCAAGCAGTTGATACAGTTATGGAATCGCGAAGGTTCCTTTCGTTGCGCACAGGTAAGAGAAaaagtgtaaataatttttataccctgaaaagggtatattaagtttgttaccCAAGTCCTTCTGTTtttgtccttgtatggaaaacttttttttatttaatgagatatcttctcgaaatttggctCAAATTACTTTTTAAGGTAACGAtacaatctctgaggaaattgtttagatcggaccactgtagcatattactgccatacaaattgatcgatcaaaatcaagtttttgtgtggaaaacttttttccttaacgagatatctgcacgaaatgtGTCATGTATTATTTTCCAAGActgcgctacaatctccgaaaaaattgttcggatcgggctactataacatatagctgccatacaaactgaaagatcaaaatcaagtttttgtatggaaaacttttttcctaaacgagatatctgcacgaaatttgtcatgtattattttccaagactgcgctacaatctccgaaaaaattgttcggatcgggccactatagcataaaaactgaatagaacatacaaactgaaagatcaaaGTCAAATTCATGTAtgggaaaacttttgtatttgacgaaatatattCATGAAATGTGACAtgtattattttccaaggcaacggttAAATCTGCGAAGaagttcagatcggaccattatatgttaattaattaatttcaatttcgtAATTTACTAATAATGCAAATACTCGGTATGTTACTTTACTTCACTTTAGGCTGGTCGTACTTTGCTATCATGCATTGCAGATGAGTTGGCTACTGACAAAGAAAATGCCAACCAACAAATAAATAGTTTGCTTGGTAACAATCCACCATTGTGGAACAACAGCGATGAGTTGTTGTCGCAAGTACGGCAAATTTGTTCGGACAAAACTTGGCGGCGCAACGTATTTGCTGCGCTCTTCTGCAACAGTGATCAAAAAGTCAAAGAACAAAGTTCTCTGTTAATCAAGAGTCCGAAGCTAGCCGAACCCGTATTCGAGCTGCCCACTTACGCTGACGTTGAGCGCTATGAGGAGGATGCGCAGTTTTTAAAACCACAATCTTTGCAACATTTGGTCTACCTTTGTCTGGGTAATGACAATCTCGCCTATGTACGTGCTAAATATTTTAGTGGTTTGAATTTTTCCACACAAAACTTGGCGTTTTGTGGTGCTGAGTCTTTAAACCAATTGGATATGGATACGTTTTTGTATGCGGCAACCATACAAGCCAAGCGCACACTACAAGTTGAGCGCGAAACATTTGATAATTACAATGCGGGCAATCGCAGCGCCTCCGGTCGTCCACGCATATTACCATTCACCAATTTGCAAGGGCAGCTGTGTACCGAGGAACAATCCAATTGGTGGTTAGCTGCCTATCAGGTTTACAAAAATCTAAGCACTGATAATTTAGCCGAATTACGCGCCAACTTACAGTATGGTATAGAAGCTGTGCGCGGTGTTAATGGGCCGAAAATTGACATGATCATCGTGTTCAAATTGGGGCAGATATTTGTCGCACGTGCACAAGATATTGTTAAACCAATAGAGAAAAGCTTTTTAGAGGCACgtgcagaaaatatttataagtatggTTTAAATATGGTGAAAATGAACAATAAAGGCGTGTTGGAGCCATTtcgcaaatatttcaaatatactaAAGCCAAAACTTCTGTTGTTGAGCGTGAGATTTCTAATGCAGCTGAGGATGCCGTTTCCTATTTAGCTTCGCGTTACTTCAAGAAAGCCGAATATGAAGAGTTAATCGAAGAATTGACTGGCGTACAATTGCCATTTGCAACATATTTACAAGCAGAAGCTTATCGCAAATTAGACGAAGCCAATAAAACGCCAAAGAAAGCCAAGCGTATGTATTTAGATCGTGCAAGTGAGTGCCTCAATCAGACTTTGAATCTCTTGAAAAACACAGAAATAAACCCGGAACATCCCTTGAATTCCATAATACATACTGAATTGAAAAGATTGCAACAGGCCACTATGAAATTCATTAATGAAGGTAGCCCAGCAACCGGACACAATAACTCTAGCACCTACGAAGATGCCGAAGCTGAGTTCTACCACGACATATCCTTGTCCGCTACACCAGCAATAAACCGTTCTCGACGTGAAGCAACCGCTACCGCTTTAATTGCTTCACCTCGTAATACGGAAATGGAGAATTTAGTAAAGCAAATGGCCAATACACTAACGTTTGTGAAAGAGGAACTCGTTGATACGATTAAACCGGAAATGCTGTCAATGCGTAAAGAAATCACTTCACTTAAGGATAAAATTGCTGGCCTTGAGGAAGCTATGAAACGTACACGTATTCCTTCAAATACACCATCACGTGATGATGCATCGCATGTGCTCGATGATCTCTACATGATCGAGGATGCATTGCAAAATCAATTGTATCAAACGCCAGCGCAGTCGCACATGAATGCTGCTGGTAGCATGTTTCCCGGCGTCGGTAATGGACCCAATACACAACCAACCGTTGGCGTGCAAAGCCCCTTTGTTCCGGCCCCGCAGTCTCAACAACAAGCAGCACAACAAAGAAACTCAATGCACTTACCGCCGAATGCAATGGCTGCAGCTGCATACAATAGTCCCATGTTTAATCCGAATTATCCTATAAATTACTATCCACAACCATACATGATGCCGCAACCGCCTGGTCCACCTGGCTCCGCCGGCGGTATGTTGGGTGAGTAGTTTTGAAACCGATTTTAATAGCTAACTTCTTAACTTAAaactaatttctataaaatccTTACGTAGGTCA
It contains:
- the RpS27 gene encoding small ribosomal subunit protein eS27; the encoded protein is MPLAKDLLHPLPAEEKRKHKLKRLVQHPNSYFMDVKCPGCYRITTVFSHAQGVVVCAGCATILCQPTGGRAKLTEGCSFRRKPQ
- the bam gene encoding LOW QUALITY PROTEIN: uncharacterized protein bam (The sequence of the model RefSeq protein was modified relative to this genomic sequence to represent the inferred CDS: inserted 1 base in 1 codon), which encodes MATYLQPNCENESQLLNTNMETISEELSSLLIGGELDSLCAIGFTATTKCPDVVELPVPYVDSCVTHLSNNYLKDESCGNMTGAVAKAPDNSQTMNTREAHMLQLYRQYNQLQNQQMQHNKRIQQQRFNLASNLYEASSTPHAVATAQLQSAITHGTSGLNGGVNCNYSSLPTLSERIPQICSFKATDLNDVVSNKASTAPKFEFHFLRNQNSNTLHPNASAVPLISSAVFNEGETNFYRSGSRNNNGTLNKVNGVGQRRFSKYNDTSKEQEINYDKIVVDLSVLGLPLDNKEPNPVLRLFGLLRKMHYYLNDILPLNAFDADIELHAGKMQTDVQTKCSMPCTMNVQYQIKQAARKCTIFLCEMQRILNANKMYSMELYLDCEQSLNKLRNFLTQFETFKRTEMEHKRGQFVTEQARTQTQMLETLILQLNEQIRESHIYVHAFNWAVERTKRPTIYNTGMKHEIVAPNNNECLVYGEAAVATAFTNRDVVGTTHTMSVTNGDIEQHTTAVGETYLSTDAGAVTNIXETLTDRRTTRHIGAV